The Deltaproteobacteria bacterium HGW-Deltaproteobacteria-4 genome includes a window with the following:
- a CDS encoding ABC transporter ATP-binding protein — translation MPMILLQAEQLHIAYGSTDILRDISFQVQTGDYLGIVGPNGSGKSTLIRAMLGLVPVTSGIVRLLGQPLSLFSDWQKIGYLPQRLSFANPHFPATVEEIVRLGFIDKKGPKRRIDASEAKQLEEILARMGIIDLRQQLIGHLSGGQQQRALLARALVGRPALLLLDEPTTALDPETREDFYDIVKELNREVGTAIILITHDTWNIGQYAKRFVYLDKTVIFDGTFAEFCASEEMTSFFGEHSNKTIYHHHGDHC, via the coding sequence ATGCCGATGATTCTCCTGCAAGCCGAGCAGCTGCATATTGCCTACGGCAGTACCGATATTCTCCGCGACATCTCTTTTCAGGTGCAGACCGGCGACTATCTCGGCATTGTCGGCCCCAATGGTTCGGGGAAGAGCACCCTGATCCGGGCGATGCTCGGTCTCGTCCCCGTCACCTCCGGCATCGTCCGCCTCCTCGGACAGCCGTTATCACTCTTCAGTGACTGGCAGAAGATCGGCTATCTCCCCCAGCGCCTCAGCTTTGCCAACCCGCACTTCCCCGCCACCGTCGAAGAGATTGTCCGTCTCGGCTTCATTGACAAGAAGGGCCCGAAGCGCCGTATCGATGCCAGTGAAGCCAAACAACTCGAAGAGATCCTTGCCCGCATGGGGATCATCGACCTGCGCCAGCAGCTGATCGGTCACCTTTCCGGCGGGCAGCAGCAGCGCGCCCTCCTCGCTCGTGCCCTGGTGGGTCGCCCGGCCCTCCTCCTCCTTGATGAACCGACCACCGCTCTTGACCCGGAGACGCGGGAGGATTTCTACGATATTGTCAAGGAGCTCAACCGCGAGGTGGGGACGGCGATCATCCTCATCACCCACGACACCTGGAATATCGGCCAGTATGCCAAACGCTTTGTCTACCTCGACAAAACGGTGATCTTTGACGGCACCTTCGCCGAATTCTGCGCGTCGGAAGAGATGACCAGCTTCTTCGGGGAGCACTCGAACAAGACCATCTACCATCACCACGGAGACCACTGCTGA
- a CDS encoding transcriptional repressor, whose amino-acid sequence MSHDFPQLLKSLQLKVTPQRLAILESMSAVRTYLSPEEVQGQVQRRTNSKVGLPTIYRNLEELSSQGVVSKILHPNRQLYYYFCANRDHHHHFVCLACRTVQDIHDCGCAELAGQIDGQIELQIMQALGTCRRCCNQNA is encoded by the coding sequence ATGTCGCATGATTTTCCGCAACTCCTTAAAAGCCTGCAACTCAAAGTCACGCCGCAACGTTTGGCGATTCTGGAGAGCATGAGCGCCGTCCGTACCTACCTCAGTCCCGAAGAGGTGCAGGGGCAGGTACAGCGGCGCACGAATAGCAAGGTCGGGCTGCCGACGATCTACCGCAACCTCGAAGAACTCTCCAGCCAGGGGGTGGTCAGTAAGATCCTTCATCCCAACCGCCAGCTTTATTACTACTTCTGCGCCAATCGCGACCACCATCATCACTTTGTCTGCCTCGCCTGCCGTACGGTGCAGGACATCCACGACTGCGGTTGTGCCGAACTGGCCGGCCAGATTGATGGTCAGATCGAACTTCAGATTATGCAGGCCCTCGGCACCTGTCGCCGTTGCTGCAACCAGAACGCATAA
- a CDS encoding DNA repair protein RadA — protein sequence MKQKSLYNCQQCGFQSPKWLGRCPDCGAWNSLAEETVTISPKGSTPRMTASLGRPQRLHEVDASEEDRLQCGIGEFDRVLGGGVVPGSLILIGGDPGIGKSTLLLQAVGQLAAAGIALYVSAEESTKQIKMRADRLGVADGQLYLLAETALEAILDRVRELKPAFLVIDSIQTIFTAALESAPGSVSQVRECAGRLMQTAKVDGIPTFLVGHVTKDGAIAGPRVLEHLVDTVLYFEGNPGHPYRILRAVKNRFGSTNEIGVFEMKESGLSEVANPSELFLAERAEGATGSSVVASLEGSRPILVEVQALVSGSSLGTPRRTTMGIDHNRVSLLVAVLEKKVGLSLLAQDIFVNVAGGVKLDEPAADLAVMAALASSHMNRPIPPRAILFGEVGLAGEVRAVSRPELRVKEAARLGFTRCLLPQGNLKNLDAPPGMELIGVRTAAEALEGLFE from the coding sequence ATGAAACAGAAATCCCTCTACAATTGCCAGCAATGCGGCTTTCAGTCGCCAAAATGGCTGGGGCGCTGCCCCGATTGCGGCGCCTGGAATTCCCTCGCCGAAGAGACGGTCACCATCTCTCCCAAGGGGAGCACGCCGCGCATGACCGCCTCCCTCGGTCGGCCGCAACGCCTCCATGAAGTCGATGCCAGCGAAGAGGACCGCTTGCAGTGCGGCATCGGTGAATTCGACCGCGTCCTCGGCGGCGGCGTCGTCCCCGGCTCCCTCATCCTTATCGGCGGAGATCCCGGCATCGGCAAATCGACCCTGCTGTTGCAGGCGGTCGGCCAGCTTGCCGCTGCCGGCATCGCCCTGTATGTCAGCGCCGAAGAATCGACCAAGCAGATCAAAATGCGCGCCGACCGTCTCGGCGTCGCGGACGGGCAGCTCTACCTCCTTGCCGAGACCGCCCTCGAAGCGATCCTCGACCGGGTGCGCGAGCTCAAACCGGCCTTTTTGGTCATCGACTCGATCCAGACCATCTTCACCGCTGCCCTCGAATCCGCCCCTGGCTCGGTCAGTCAGGTGCGGGAATGTGCGGGCCGGCTGATGCAGACCGCCAAGGTTGACGGTATCCCCACCTTCCTCGTCGGCCACGTCACCAAGGACGGCGCCATCGCCGGGCCGCGTGTCCTTGAGCACCTCGTCGATACCGTCCTTTACTTTGAAGGGAACCCCGGCCACCCCTACCGCATCCTTCGCGCCGTCAAGAACCGCTTCGGCTCGACCAACGAGATCGGCGTCTTCGAGATGAAGGAGTCTGGCCTCAGTGAAGTGGCGAATCCTTCCGAACTCTTCCTCGCCGAACGTGCCGAAGGGGCGACCGGGAGCAGCGTCGTCGCATCTCTGGAGGGGAGCCGGCCGATCCTTGTCGAGGTGCAGGCGCTGGTTTCCGGTTCGTCTCTTGGCACACCGCGGCGCACGACCATGGGGATCGACCACAACCGCGTCTCCCTCCTCGTCGCCGTCCTCGAAAAGAAGGTCGGGCTCTCGCTGCTCGCCCAAGATATCTTTGTCAACGTCGCCGGCGGCGTCAAGCTCGACGAACCCGCCGCTGATCTGGCGGTCATGGCCGCCCTCGCTTCCAGCCACATGAACCGGCCGATCCCGCCACGCGCCATCCTCTTTGGCGAAGTCGGCCTTGCCGGCGAAGTCCGGGCCGTCTCCCGCCCCGAACTGCGCGTCAAGGAAGCAGCCCGCCTCGGTTTTACCCGCTGCCTGCTGCCGCAGGGGAATCTGAAGAATCTCGACGCTCCGCCGGGAATGGAGCTGATTGGCGTGCGCACCGCCGCCGAGGCACTGGAAGGATTGTTTGAATGA
- a CDS encoding glycosyl transferase family 1: MIQLINISRQHGSQILFQNASAQILPGSRSGLVGPNGAGKTTVFRLITGEEHPDSGDIVVPKGAVIGYFSQDVGDMCGRSALAEVMAASGNTVQLGEELTQMEAQMCDPLDDDVMAALLERYGEAQAEFENRGGYDLESRAQAVLTGLGIGPDAYDRPVESFSGGWKMRIALAKILTLNPDYLLLDEPTNHLDVESIIWLEEWLATDFKGALLMTSHDREFMNRSVKRIIEVSGGTITTYTGDYDYYERERDIRLEQLLASHRRQQEMLAKEEEFIARFAARASHAAQVQSRVKKIDKIERIEIPAAQRKVKFEFPPVPRSGDDVVKIEGLAKGWPLPDGSVKSVFGGVNGLIRRGEKIAVVGVNGAGKSTFLKVLAGQTEPSAGSAIIGASVSAGYFSQHAMEILDPKLTVFETVQNALPNASIGAVHNLCGAFLFSGETSEKRIDRLSGGEKSRVVLATLLARPLNFLILDEPTNHLDIDSRELLLQALQDFGGTVILVSHDRHFLRALVNRVFVVDHGEMIIYEGDYDYYLHKSGREAHGG, encoded by the coding sequence ATGATTCAGCTCATCAACATCAGCCGCCAGCACGGCAGCCAGATCCTTTTTCAAAACGCTTCCGCCCAGATCCTCCCCGGCAGCCGTAGCGGCCTGGTTGGGCCGAACGGCGCCGGCAAGACCACGGTCTTCCGCCTCATCACCGGCGAAGAACACCCTGACAGCGGCGATATCGTCGTCCCCAAGGGGGCGGTGATCGGCTACTTCTCGCAGGATGTCGGCGATATGTGCGGCCGCTCGGCGCTGGCGGAGGTTATGGCCGCCTCCGGGAATACCGTTCAGCTCGGCGAAGAGTTGACACAGATGGAAGCGCAGATGTGCGATCCCCTCGATGATGACGTTATGGCGGCGCTTCTGGAGCGCTACGGCGAGGCCCAGGCCGAGTTCGAGAATCGCGGCGGCTACGATCTCGAATCCCGCGCCCAGGCGGTCCTCACCGGTCTCGGCATCGGCCCCGACGCCTACGATCGGCCGGTCGAATCGTTCAGCGGCGGCTGGAAGATGCGCATCGCTCTGGCCAAGATTCTCACCCTCAACCCCGACTATCTCCTCCTCGACGAGCCGACCAACCATCTCGACGTCGAATCGATCATCTGGCTCGAAGAGTGGCTTGCCACTGACTTCAAGGGGGCGCTGCTCATGACCAGCCATGACCGCGAGTTCATGAACCGCTCGGTCAAACGGATCATCGAAGTCTCTGGCGGCACCATCACCACCTACACTGGCGACTACGATTACTACGAGCGGGAGCGGGATATCCGCCTTGAACAGCTCCTTGCCAGCCACCGCCGCCAACAGGAGATGCTCGCCAAGGAGGAGGAGTTCATCGCCCGTTTTGCCGCGCGCGCCAGTCATGCCGCCCAGGTGCAGTCGCGGGTGAAGAAGATCGACAAGATCGAGCGCATCGAGATTCCGGCGGCACAGCGCAAGGTCAAGTTCGAATTTCCGCCGGTGCCGCGCAGCGGCGACGATGTCGTCAAGATCGAAGGACTCGCCAAAGGGTGGCCCCTCCCCGACGGCAGCGTCAAATCGGTCTTCGGCGGCGTCAACGGTCTCATCCGCCGCGGCGAAAAGATCGCGGTGGTCGGCGTCAACGGCGCCGGTAAATCGACCTTCCTCAAGGTCCTCGCCGGCCAGACCGAACCGAGCGCCGGCAGCGCCATCATCGGCGCCAGTGTCTCGGCCGGCTACTTCAGCCAGCACGCCATGGAGATCCTCGACCCCAAGCTCACCGTCTTTGAGACGGTGCAGAATGCCCTCCCTAACGCCAGCATCGGCGCGGTGCACAACCTCTGCGGCGCTTTCCTCTTCAGCGGCGAAACATCTGAGAAGCGCATCGACCGCCTCTCCGGCGGCGAAAAGAGCCGGGTGGTCCTCGCTACCTTGTTGGCGCGCCCTCTCAACTTCCTCATTCTCGACGAGCCGACCAACCATCTCGACATCGATTCGCGCGAGCTCCTCCTCCAGGCGCTGCAGGACTTCGGCGGCACCGTCATCCTCGTCAGCCACGACCGCCACTTCCTCCGCGCTTTGGTCAACCGCGTCTTTGTCGTCGACCACGGCGAGATGATCATCTATGAAGGGGATTACGACTACTATCTGCACAAAAGCGGCCGAGAGGCGCACGGCGGGTAA
- a CDS encoding ABC transporter, translated as MPTFEILGYGFIQRALIAGTLIGLLCALLGLFLVLRRFSLIGDGLAHFTFGSVALVLLCGVSAHWVTYAAIPLVLVGALGILKLTSSARIHGDTAIGIVSALGIALGVILASLSGGYNVDLFSYLFGNILIITRNDVLLTAALAVVVIAVVALRGRAFFAVAFDEDLARTSGINTNRANVILVLLTALTVVLAMKLVGIMLVSALLILPPVAALQLGRGFLPTLLLAAVFGILSVLSGILASFVLNLPTGGTIIVASFLLFVVAALAGRWRRG; from the coding sequence ATGCCAACCTTCGAGATTCTCGGCTACGGCTTTATCCAGCGCGCCCTGATCGCCGGGACGCTGATCGGTCTCCTCTGCGCCCTCCTCGGCCTCTTTCTGGTGCTGCGCCGTTTTTCCCTGATCGGTGATGGCCTCGCCCACTTCACCTTCGGCAGCGTCGCCCTTGTCCTCCTCTGCGGCGTCAGCGCCCACTGGGTGACTTATGCGGCGATCCCCCTGGTCCTGGTCGGCGCCCTCGGCATTCTCAAGCTCACCTCCAGCGCCCGTATTCACGGCGACACCGCCATCGGCATCGTCTCCGCCCTCGGTATCGCTCTCGGCGTTATCCTCGCCAGCCTCTCCGGCGGATATAATGTCGATCTCTTCAGCTATCTCTTCGGCAATATCCTCATCATCACCCGCAATGACGTCCTCCTCACCGCCGCCCTCGCGGTCGTCGTTATCGCGGTTGTGGCCCTGCGCGGCCGGGCTTTCTTTGCCGTCGCTTTCGATGAAGATCTCGCCCGCACCTCGGGGATCAATACCAATCGCGCCAATGTCATCCTCGTCCTCCTTACCGCCCTGACTGTCGTCCTCGCCATGAAGCTGGTCGGAATCATGCTCGTCTCCGCCCTCCTCATCCTGCCGCCGGTGGCGGCGCTGCAACTTGGCCGCGGTTTTTTGCCGACCCTCCTGCTGGCCGCTGTCTTCGGCATCCTGTCGGTCCTCAGCGGCATCCTCGCCTCCTTTGTCCTCAATCTGCCGACCGGCGGGACGATTATCGTCGCTTCGTTTCTGCTCTTTGTGGTGGCGGCGTTGGCGGGGCGATGGCGGCGGGGGTGA
- a CDS encoding zinc-binding protein — protein sequence MPRILLLILLFGGLFLPACSKPESAPPVATKLQVVTSLFPLYDFVRQIGGDQVEVTLLLPPGVEAHSFDPKPDDILRVNRAGLFIYTHKAMEVWAATIAQSVDPARVTIVDASVGAQLRPSSGDGDEHDDHAHSPGAIDPHLWLDFANAQVMVDNIAAAMASKDPAHRDLYLANAAAYRDRLDHLDAAYRRSLTDCKKRTLLQGGHFALGYLTARYGLKYHAAAAVNPEAEPTAATMAALVKQMRRDDLRYLFSEELVSPKLAETIAKEGGGSVLLLSAAHNVSKADFERGITFIEIMERNLKNLQIGLECR from the coding sequence ATGCCCAGAATTCTCCTCCTCATTCTGCTTTTCGGCGGCCTCTTCCTGCCGGCGTGCAGCAAACCCGAGAGCGCTCCGCCAGTCGCCACCAAGCTGCAGGTCGTCACCTCCCTCTTCCCCCTTTACGATTTTGTCCGGCAGATCGGCGGTGATCAAGTCGAAGTCACTCTATTGCTGCCGCCGGGGGTGGAGGCGCACAGTTTCGACCCGAAACCGGACGATATCCTCCGCGTTAATCGCGCCGGCCTCTTCATCTACACCCACAAAGCCATGGAAGTCTGGGCGGCGACGATAGCACAGAGCGTCGATCCGGCCCGGGTAACGATCGTCGATGCCAGCGTCGGGGCGCAATTGCGACCGAGTAGCGGCGATGGGGATGAGCACGATGACCACGCTCATAGCCCCGGGGCAATCGATCCCCACCTCTGGCTTGACTTTGCCAACGCGCAGGTCATGGTCGACAACATCGCCGCGGCGATGGCCAGCAAAGATCCGGCGCATCGCGACCTTTATCTCGCCAATGCCGCGGCGTATCGGGACCGTCTTGATCACCTCGACGCCGCTTACCGCCGCAGCCTCACTGATTGTAAAAAGCGGACACTGCTGCAGGGCGGGCATTTTGCCCTCGGCTATCTCACCGCCCGCTACGGCCTGAAGTATCATGCCGCGGCCGCGGTCAATCCCGAAGCCGAACCGACGGCGGCGACGATGGCGGCCCTAGTTAAGCAGATGCGCCGCGATGATCTCCGTTACCTCTTCAGCGAAGAGTTGGTCTCGCCCAAGCTGGCGGAAACGATTGCCAAGGAAGGGGGAGGATCGGTCCTCCTGCTCAGTGCCGCCCATAATGTCAGCAAGGCCGACTTTGAGCGGGGCATCACTTTCATCGAGATCATGGAGCGCAACCTGAAGAATCTGCAGATCGGACTCGAATGCCGATGA